From the genome of Fusobacterium perfoetens:
TCTGCATCTCCATATGTAAGGCTTTTTTTTAACTTGAAGCCTTTAAACAAGTGCAATATAAGGAGGTATCCCAAAAAAAAGAAATAGAGAATGTCAGGGCTTGAACCTGATACTGTCCCTTACAGCATTCCCATAAGAGTGGCATAGGAAGGAATGCCACCTTATCTCAATTATGGATTACTTTCCGTCTTTTTCTTAGAGACGGTAACTAAAAATTATTTGCGACTACATCATGTTCCACATTGTTAAGAGGTGTAATATAGTCTATATCATGTTTGGGAGTTGTAGGCTTAGAACCTACTTGCCGCCTTTACGGAACTCCCATATGTGTGGTGCTTTTAAACACCACAGGTGGAAAAATTATATAGGTTCACTTTTGGCTGTTTCTGGTCGCCATTACCATAATATTTATTTTTAAACTCCTTTGTTATATAATATATTTGCGAAATAACTACATAAAGAAAGGAGGTTTAAAACTATGGTATTAAGAAAACTTAATCTTGATTCATCTCAATTACAAAATATTGAGTATGACACTGAAAAACAAACAATGATTGTTAAATTCCAAGACCACACTCTTAAAAGTGGAATTGTAAGAACAGGGAAAAGATATATATACTACCATGTTCCAGAGGAAGTTTATCAAACAATCATTGAAGCCAAAACAAATCCAATGTTTGAAAATTCTCACGGGAAATGTTTTCATAGATTAATTAAATGTCATGAAGAATTATATCCTTATGATTGTTTAGATTAATCTATAACAACAAAAATTGTAGCTGGTCCTTTTATTTGAATTGTTTCATCTTCTAGGACTAGCTCTATTTTTTTATAAGGCTCTATGAAGTAAGTATCAACTCCACCCCTTTTTATTAATTCATCGTGTAATTCTTTTGTACTATATTTCTCCATCATTTGCTCCTATTTTCTTTTAATTTGCCCTCTGAACTGATAAGAGCAAGGAATGCCTGTTGCAAATTTTCCATATCCAAAGCCTTTAAATCTAAAATTTTTTCCTTGTTGTATCCATTTCTGATATTCAGACATATATTTTCAACTCCTTATATTTCATTTTCCGTTTTGAGCGGAAATTATACGCAAAAAAATATTAAGTCTATATCTAAAAATTCTTGTATCTTTATTAAAAATCTAATTGTTATATATTTACCGTTTCTTAGATTTTTCATTTGGTCAGAAAAATTTTGATTTGAAGTTCCTATCTTTTCTGCTATTTCTCTGTATCTTAAATTTTTCTTAGAAATTTCTTTAGTTATTTTAGCGTATAATTTTTTTGAAATTTCTTTTTCTATATATTTTTTATCCATCTTGTTCTCCTTTGATTTATTATATTCTATCCGTTTTAGTCGGAAATGTCAAATAAAAAAAACTGGTCGTTAATAACCAGTTTTGTTATAAGGATTTATTTTATAATTAATACTCATTTTTTCATGAAAATATCCATATTTAAGAGATACATCGCCATCTTCATACATATAAATATCGTTTTTTTCTCTGCGGTCCATAATCCATTGCTTAACATAATACTTTCTTTCTTTTTCGCTTTTACTAGAGTATAGATTATTATAAAAAACAGTTCTTTTTTTTAGGATTCTATTATAAAAATTTCTTTCATAGTCTGTTAACCCATCATATCTCACTCTATAGCAAGAAACTAAATTTATTTTTTGAAAATATAAAATAGAGAACAAAACACTAAAACTCATAGTCCAAATAAGGGTTGCAAAATCCTCATTAGATATAAAAAAGTAATACACCTCAAACGGCACGAAATCGCCTAAAAATTCTACCATCATGAGTAAAATACCTGTAGGTACATAAGAAAAAAAATAAATTAAAACGGCATATGCTCCTACTGTAAAAATTTGTTTAGGCATATCCTCTATGTAAGACTTTTTTATGATTTCTATAGTTTTTATCAAAAAAGTAGTAATAAAAGGAACACTAAATAAAAAATACATTTCATTAGAAAAAATATCCATCTATACATCACCTATTTTTTTAAATTTCTTAAATTCTCTAATATTTTCATATCTTCATCATCTAAAAAATACCCATGAATTTCATTGTTTTCATCAAATAAAAGTTCTGCAGCGAACTTATTTGCCTCAAGTTCTATATTGTTACTTACTTTTGGGAATAAGTCATAATCTTTAAAAGATTGTATTTCTTTCGTGTTGTGTAAAACTGCATGTGCCAGCTCGTGACACAATACAACAAGTTGCATAATTTCTGAAAGTTTCCCATCAATAATTATAAATTTATTTGTAACTATCTTTTTATAAACTCCCTTAACATTACCTAAATCCATATATCTAACATGAATATTTAAGAGTTTACAAAGTTTATACGGATTTTTCGTCCCATATTTTCTTATAAGATTTTTGACTCTTAATGGAATATTCAGCATAGACACCTCTATTTATCTTTATTCTTTCTGTATTTATCTTTATTCATTTCTTTAGATTCAAAAAATAACTTGCTGATAGCTAATACCATTTTTTGTTTATCTTCTTCCGATACAGTTTCATCATTAAAAAATAAGCTTGCCTCTTCCATAGTTTTCTCATATTGTGACAATTCTCTTTTGTTAAGTTCTAGTATTCTTGAATCTATTTCTGTTATATTTCTTCCTAAAAAAGCAGAATCAAGTTTATTTTTTTCTTCATTAGTTAATTTTAAAGCCGTCGCTAATTTCCCTAATGTTTTCACAGTACTTTTATTTTTCCCTGTTTCTATATCTCCGATAGTCCCTCTTCCAACACCTGATTTTTTAGCCAGTTCTTCTAAGGTCATATTTCTGCTTTCTCTTAATTGTTTAAGAACGATTGATAATTTCTCCATTTGTCGCTCCTTTCTCTTATATTATATCCGTTTTTTTCGTATATCTATAATTGAATTATACTTTATTTTATAAAAAAAATAAAATTTTTTCTTGACATTTCCGATTTAATCGGATAGAATGAAGGCAAGTTAGAGAAATAAAAAAATTTTAAAAAATATTTCCGATTAAAACGGAATTTTAGGAGGCTTTAAAATGGTTGAATGGATTTTATGTATGTCGCAGATTGTTTTATTCGGATATTTGATGTATGGGCTATTCCAAGAATGTAAAGAACCAGATGAGGAGGAAGAAAATGGGAATGAGTAATGAAGAGAAAATAGAAAGAGCAGAACTTAAAAACAAACTTCTAAAAAAGTTTATTTGCCGTCATTGTTCATTATCTCTTGCAGAAATAGAATTAAGAGCTCATGGCTTTTCAACTTGGGACATTGAAAAGTTTATGAGAGATAGAGTAATAAGATTTGATGATTATAAAGATATTACATTTATAAGACATAAGAGAAAAAAATAATTTTAGTTTTTTAGATTCCATAACTCATCTTATGGGATTTATCAAAACTAAAATAGGAGATGAAAAATATGACTTTAAAAGAGTTAAGAGAAAAAGCTAAAGAACTTGGACTTACAGGATTTTGGAGAATGAGAAAGGAAGAGCTTGAGCAGTTCATAAAAACTGCAGAAGCTAAAATCAGAGAGATGGATGAGGAACAATTAAAAAAAATCATTCCTGATGATGTAGAAATTATACATTATGAGGATACAGAAGAATGGGAAGACATAAGAGGAAACGGAATAGGTGGAAGTGATGCAGGAGCAGTTATTGGAGTAAATCCTTATAAATCAGCTATTGATGTTTACACAGATAAAACACAAGGTTCAGACTTTAAAGGAAACAAATACACTCACTGGGGACATAATTTAGAGCCTGTAGTATTTAAAGAGTTTCAAAGATTACATGACGATTTTTTCTGTTATGAAGTACCTTTTACTATGAAAAAAGGCTGCTTAGTAGCTAATGTTGATGGAATGTGTTATGACTTGGAGAAAGGCTGGGGAGTTGTAGAGATTAAGACAGCCAATGCCTTTGCTGGAAAAGAGTGGAAAGGAGAGACAATTCCTGATTCTTACTTTGCACAAGTACAACATTATTTAGGTGTAACTGGTTTAAATTATGCTTATATAGCTTGCTTAATAGGTGGGAACAATTATAAAGAATTTTACATAGAGAGAAGTGAGGAAGATATAAAACTTATACAAGAGAAATGCAAAGAATTTTGGGAGGAAAATATATTAAAAGAAATCCCTCCTATGCCTGATGGAACAGAATCATATTCAAAATATCTTCTGGAACAGTCTGATTCAGCCTCTGATGATGTTGTAGAGATTGAGACTATAAAGGACAAGGCTGATGAGTACAAGAGCCTTAAAAATGAAATTGAAAGCCTTGAAAAGAAAAAGAAATTAATAGAACAAGAAATTCTAAAAGAAATGAATGAGAATGACTGTAAAAAAGCTACAGCAGGAGATTTCAAGTTCACAATAGTATCTCAGAATAGAAAATCTGTTGACAAAAAATTAATGGAAAAAGAAAATACAGAATTTATGGAACAGTATAAAGAAATTGAAAGCCATTACACAACTGTAAAAGAGACTAAATTTTTAAAGGTGAGCTAATGGAATTTTTAGTAATATTAGGTGCTGTAGTTGTTGTGGTTACAATAATAGCTCTTGTATGGTTAATTCTTAAAGAATTGAAAGAGGAATTAGAAATAGAAAAAAGAAATACAGAACTTTTAAAAATGTGGCTTGAAAAAGCAAGAAAAGAAAGAGAAAAGGAGGAATAATTGGAAACAATAAAACATATATTCGGAAAATTTGAACTTGAACTTACATTTCATGATGTAAACCTTAAAAAAGGTTTAATGTGCTGCACAGTTCAAAATCCTTTTAAATATGAAAAATGCGAGGTAACTTTCCTCGGAGATGATAAAGAACATATTATAAGAAAAATTGATAGACAGATAAAAAAATGGAGAAAAGAATATTTCAAGGAGGATTAAAAAGAAATGATGATAAATGAACTTACATTAAAATGCAATGTTGAACTTAAATTTGATAAAACTGGTGTTCTTACAGGAATAGATACAGATATAAACCTTACAGAAGAAGAAGCTCATGAAATAGAAAAAATATTAATTAAAAGTTTTTTAAATCAACTTGGGACAAGTGAAGAACTTTCTGAAGAAGTTATGAATTGTTTAAAAATTGGAGTAATGAAGAAAAAAGAAATAGTAAAAGGAGGATATGAAAATGTCAGAAACTAAAACAGCAAAAAACAGCCTATCTGCAAAAGTAGGCGGACAAGTAGCAGAGAAAAAAAGAACAATCTTTGATGTAATAGAAGCAGGGAAAGAACAATTTGCAGCAGCTCTTCCAAAACATTTAAGTAGCGAAAGATTTACAAGAATAGCAATTACTTGTGTAAGACAAAATCCAAAACTTGCTGAATGTTCAGTGCCAAGTTTATTAGGAAGTTTAATGACAGTTGCACAACTTGGACTTGAGCCAGGTGTCTTAGGACAATGCTATTTAATACCTTTTAAAAACACAAAACTTGGAACTACAGAATGTCAGTTACAGCTTGGATACAAAGGTATGATTGAACTACTTAGAAGAACAGGACAATTAAGTGATATATATGCTTACCCTGTATATTCAAATGATGAATTTACTATTGAGTATGGATTGGAAAGAAAGTTGACACATAAACCTGCTTTTAATAATCCTCAAGGCAGAGGTCTTATTGTTGGATTCTATTCTGTAGCAATCCTTAAAGATGGAACAAGAGCCTTTGAATATATGACATCTGAGGAAGTAAAAGCACATGAAGAAAAATACAGAAAAGGTAAATTTAAAAATGATATTTGGGTAAAAAATTATGAAGAAATGGCAATGAAAACAGTTACTAAGAAAATGTTAAAATGGTTGCCAATCTCAGTTGAAATGATAGAGAACTTAAGAAAAGACAATGGAACTTTTGAAATTAATAAAGAAACTAAAGAAGTTGTACAAGCTGAAACTACTGAAATGAATGTCTTTGAAGATGCAGAAGTGATTGATGAAAGTACAGGAGAAATCTTAAAAGAAGAAAATACAGCAGAAGTCAATCAAGAAAATACAAGTACAGTTGATGAAATAGTAGGTTTATTTAACGACCAACAATAAAAAATCTAAAATAAAAGGAGAAAGAAGAAAATGACAAAGTATGAATTTGCTGAACTTTTAATGAAAAATGGTAACTTTAAAAATGCACAAGAGGCTAGAAGACAAACTAATGTTTTTGTTGAAACTATGAAAGAAGCTCTTGTACAAGAAAAAACTTTAGTTTTTAGAGGACTTGGAATTTTTGAAATTAAAGAAACTAAAAGAAAAAATTATTTCAATCCAAAAACTGGAGAAAAAATAAAATGCGCTCCTAAGAAATACATAAAATTTAAAACTGGAAAAGAATTGTCAGAAAAATTAAATAAGAGATAGCAACTACTGGCAATAGCTACTATCTCAAGGTGCTTATAGATTGATAGCCTGTAAGCACCTTTATTATATCAGACATAAAGGAGTTTTAAAAACATGAATTTTAAAGAAGAAAGAGAAAAATTTCTTAAGACCATAAATATTAAATTAGTAGATTTTGATTATAAAAAAATAGAAATTTATAAACCTGCTATTGATGATGGATTTATCCTCTCTGCCTTCATTTCAGGAATTGAATATGTAAATTTGAAAAAGGAAGATGGATGTTATTGTTTTAAATTAGAAGATACTCTTATGGGAGATGTTGTTGGAAACTTTAAATTTTGGGATTGGAAAGAATTTAAAGAAAGAATAAAAATTGTTTTTGAAGGAGATGAAGATGACCTTTAAATATATAATCGTAAAAAGATTGGCAAAGAAGGTTGTAACTATAAAAGATAATTTTGAAGATGCACAAAAATTTGTCCTTAGTCAAAAAAGAGGAAACCAAAACAAAACTTTTCTGATTTTAAAATGGAGAGTGTAAAAGATGTCATATATGAAAAAATTTTTAAAAGATAGAAAGAAAGTATTGAAAAGTTTAGATTTAGAAGAAGCTAAGAAATATTGTTTTAAATATGGAATACCATTACCAAGTACAGAGATATCTTTATTAGCAGGACTTCATAAAGCTAGATTATACGCAAATGAAATTACAGCAGAAGAAAAAGAAATTTCAAGACAATGGTTAAAAGATAATGGTTTTACAGAAAATATATTTTAGGTGGTTGTATGAAAATAAAAATTAAAAGACAAGGCTCTTTCTTAGTCGGAAGATTGAGTTTGTGGGAAAGGATAAAGAGGTGGTTTAAGTGAATATTAACGAAATAATATTTTGGTTAATAATATTCTTTTGTATAGCTACTAGATGTGGTTTAATAATAGCATTTTATCACGAGTATAAACGCAACTTAAGGTGTAAAATAGAATTATATTCTGTGATAATAACAGTTTTATTGCTTTCAGAATTTTTTATGCTATATATACTTTTTAGTTTTTTAGAGGGTGTTTTTGAGATTGTATCAAATAAAGTTGAAAATTTTATTGTGTTTATGGAATCAAAAATAAAAAGAATTATAAAAGTATTTTTGTAGAGGTGGAATAAATGTATTTATTAAAAATTTCTCTTAATAAAAGAAAAATATTATCAAAACAATTAAGCTGTTTTGAAAAAGGAAAATGCAACTCTAATGGAGTAACTTCAACTTCATGTGATTATGAAGAAGAATATTGTTTTTTATCAAGCAATAAAGAAACACTTGCAAATTTACAAGAAAAATATAGAAAAAGACATGATTATGGAGATAGTTACATTTTAGATTTAAATAATATTGAAATTAATAGTTATATAGAAATTTAAAGATGTGAGGTAAATAAACTTACTTTGGTTTACTGGTGGATTTCTTGCTGGACTCGGTACTGGTGTTACACTTATATGCTGCTTAGTAATTGGTAAAGAAAACGATAAAAGGAGAAATAAATATGTGGAAATGTAAAAGATGTGGAGAGGAAGTTGTAGCAATAGAAACTATTAATACAACTACTAACTATGAACTTACCAAGAATCAGAAAAGAAGAAAAATTAAAAATAGAAGTTCTGATAGTTGGGAAGTAGGTTATATATGCAACAATCCTGATTGTAAAAACAATGAAAAATATTTTGATGTTTTGGAAAATATAGCAGAATGGGAGGAAGATAAATAATGAATTTTGGAAAAGCACTTGAAGAAATGCAAAATAGAAAATCTGAAATAACTTTTGATGATAAAGTAAAGCTTCTTTTAAATTCAAAATCAGATACAGAAAATAAAGTTAGAATTATAGAGGAACTTGCAGAACTACAAAAAGAAATTGCTAAGGATTTAAGAAATCACTTAACACCTGAGACAAGAGTAATTGATACCAAAAATATCTTAGAAGAATTTGCTGATGTGGTTATAGAGTTACATATGTTAAAAGAAATTTATAATATTTCTGATAGTGAGTTAGATAAGGCTATAAATGAAAAAATGGAGAAAAACATGGAGAGATTAAACTTATATAAATAGTTGTTACTTTTGTAATGATTAGATTTAATAGAAAATTACAGATTATTAAAAATAATATTTAGGAGGGTAAAATATGAAATGTAAAGGTATACACAGCTGTGAAAATGAAAGTATAAAAAAACATACCCAAGAAATTTTAAAGAAAACTATTCAGGATATAGATAAAAAATGATTAAGAAAGCATTAATTATCTTGAGAGTAAGTTCTGAAATGCAAGAAGAAAGAAATTCTCTTGAGGCTCAAGAAGACCAAGCTAAAAATTTTGCCAAAGAAAAAGGGTATGTAATATATAAAATAATAAAAGAAGTTGAAAGTGGACTTTATAATAATAGAGCAGGATATAATGAACTTTTAGAAGAAATAAAACTTAAATCCTTTGATGTATTAATAGCCTATGAACTAAGCCGTATTTCAAGAACACAATTAGAAATTCATACTACTATAAAAAAACTAAAAGAAAATAAAATTGAATGGCATTTTATTATGCAGCCACAACTTGATTCATCATCAGATTTATCTGATTTTCTACTTGGACTATATGGTGGAATGGCTGCACAAGAAAGCAAACAATTAAGTATGAGGTTAAAAGCAAGATTTAAATATTATGCTAGTCAAGGATATTGTTTAACTTCTCCTCCTTTTGGATATGATTTAAAAGATAAAGTTCTTTATAAAAATGATAAAAGTTATATTGTTGAAGATATTTTTCATTCATATATAAATGGAGTTACAAAAAATAGATTAGCTAGAAAATATAATAAAACTATTACTACAATTTCACAAATTTTAGAAAATATCACTTATGCAGGATATATAAAATATGGTAGATATACTCAAGATAAATCCACAATGAAAATGTATACAAATGAAGAATATGAAATTTATAAAGGACTGCATGAACCTATTATCTCTTTAGAAGAATTTAATCTCGTTCAAAAGATTTTAAGAGATAAAAAAATGAGACATATAAAAGGAAGTGAAGATACCAGATTTTTGTTTTCATCCCTCCTTGTGTGTGCAGTTTGTAATCGTAAACTTGTTGGTGTGGAACAAGAATGGAAAAGTAAATCAGGAAGTAGGAAATATAGAGCTTATAAATGTGCAAGTTTAAAAACACATTTTAGGCAATGCAAAAGTGAAGATTTAGATAATGCAATCTTAGAACAGATAAAAGAATATGCAAAAAATAATTTTGAGTTCTTAAATATTAATTCTCAAAAAAAGAAAAAAGACTATTCTAAAGAAATAAAAAGATTAGAAGAAAAGAAAAAAAGAATTGCTGAAACTTATACAGATGGATTCATTAATAGAGATGAATACAGAAGAAAAATTTATGATATTGATTCAGAATTAAGAGAATTGTATAATTTAAATAAAGAAGAAATAAGTGAAGCTACAGTTAATTTAAAGAAAAAATTTATAGAGTATATGGAAAATTTTGATGAGAAAAACAGATTGCAACAAAAGAAGATATTGCAACTAATTGTAGATAAAGTTATATACTATCCTGATGAAACTTTTGAAATATTTTTAAATGTTTGATTTTTGTATTGTGAGCATAGTATTAATGGCTCTAGCCTTAAGGTCTTAGCTCACAGTGAGCATACTACTTATAGGGTTAGCCTTAAGAGATTAGCTCACATTAAAAAATAAAGCAGCGAGAGAAATCTCTCTGCTTTTTTTATTTACTTTTCTTAGAATTTCATGTAAAATAATAAGGCAGTATGAAATTTTAAAATGAGGTGGTTTTTAGATGGACACATATTCCCCGTGGAATATATTACTGAAAGAAACTAAAAAATTTAATATATAGACTCTTTATCAACTTTCCATGATAGAGAGTTCTAAAATGGAAGGTGGCTAAATGATTCAAGTTTTTAAAACTAATCCTATGGATAAATTGGAAAGTATCTATTTCAAAGATAATGAAGAAATAGTAAAAGATGTATCAATATTCAGAGAGAAAAATACATGGATTAATCTTACTGACCCTGCTGATGAAGATATTGCAGCTATACAGGAAGCATTTGATATTCCTGTGGAACACTTAAAAGCTGCTTTGGACGAAGAAGAAAAATCTCGTTTGGAAATAGATGGAGATATCCTCCTTATAATTATAGATGTTCCTATCCATAGTGAGAAAGATAAATGTTCATTCACTACAATACCCCTTGGTATTATAGTTTTAAAAGATAATATAATTACTGTTACAACAGAAAAGTTTCCTCTTATTGATGAATTTGTAAAAGGAAGAATAAAAGGATTCTTCACATATAAAAAGACAAGATTTATTCTTCAGCTTCTTTTTAGAAATACATCATACTATCTATATTACCTTAGACAAATAGGGCGTGTAAGTGATGTTGTAGAAAATCGTTTAAAAAAATACATGGAAAATGAAGAGCTTATGTTGCTTCTTGAACTTGAGAAAAGTTTGGTTTATTTTACAACTTCTCTTAAATCAAATGAAGCCGTTCTTGATAAAATAATGAGAATGCAACTTGTAAAAAAATATCCTGATGACTTAGATCTTCTTGATGATGTGATCATAGATACAAAGCAGGCTATTGAAATGGCAAGTATATACTCAAGTATTTTAAGTGGAACAAGAGATGCTTTCTCTACTGTAATGTCAAATAACCTAAATAATGTTATGAAAAGACTTACTTCTATTACAGTTGTCCTAGCTATTCCTACTATCATTTCAGGAATATGGGGAATGAATGTTGCTGTTCCTTTTGCTGAAAATCCATTTGGATTTGCTGCTGTAATACTTATATCTATACTTTTAAGTATAATCATAACTTATTTATTATCTAAAAATAAAATGTTATAAGTCTATAAAAAATCGGTAAACTCAGTTAGAAAACTAAATTTACCGATTTTATTTTTTTATTTTTGAGTAAATTGATTTGTACTTTCATTATAGATATAACCATTTTCTTCAAAATGTTCAATAAGTTCTCCTTTACTTATATCCATATCATCACACAAATCATCAAGAGATGAATAAAAATCTCTAAGCTTCATATTAATCATACTGTAAGCAATATTTATATCCATATTTAAAAAATTCATATTTCTCTCTTCTCCTTTTTAATTTAGATAATTAGCAACTACATTTTAAATTATATAACTTTCTTTGTCAAATATAAAAGCCCTGTATAAAAACAGGGCTTTTAATAATGTATTAATTACTATTCTGCTGCTTTTGCTTCAGCAATTATTTTAGCTGCCACTTCATCAGGAGCATAGTCATATCTTATAAATTCAAATTCAAATCTTCCTCTTCCTTGAGTCATAGATTTAAGATCTGTAGCATATCCTAGAACTTCTTTATGAGGAACTTCAACAGTAATTTTTTGTTCACTGTAATCCATAGGATCCATTCCTAAGATTTTTCCTCTTCTCTTATTCATATCTCCCATAATATCTCCAGTATATTCTTCAGGAACAACTATTTCCATTTTTACAATAGGTTCAAGTATAACAGAAGAAGCTTGTTCCACAGCTTTTCTGAAAGCTAAAATAGCAGCTTGTTTGAATGATAACTCATTAGAGTCAACAGGGTGATAAGAACCATCATATAAAGTTGCCTTAAAGTTTATAACAGGATATCCTGCAAGGAAACCTTTTTTAGCTGCTTCATGAAGTCCTTTTTCTACTGCTGGAAGATATTGTTTTGGAACAACTC
Proteins encoded in this window:
- a CDS encoding BC1881 family protein, coding for MEKYSTKELHDELIKRGGVDTYFIEPYKKIELVLEDETIQIKGPATIFVVID
- a CDS encoding lambda-exonuclease family protein — its product is MTLKELREKAKELGLTGFWRMRKEELEQFIKTAEAKIREMDEEQLKKIIPDDVEIIHYEDTEEWEDIRGNGIGGSDAGAVIGVNPYKSAIDVYTDKTQGSDFKGNKYTHWGHNLEPVVFKEFQRLHDDFFCYEVPFTMKKGCLVANVDGMCYDLEKGWGVVEIKTANAFAGKEWKGETIPDSYFAQVQHYLGVTGLNYAYIACLIGGNNYKEFYIERSEEDIKLIQEKCKEFWEENILKEIPPMPDGTESYSKYLLEQSDSASDDVVEIETIKDKADEYKSLKNEIESLEKKKKLIEQEILKEMNENDCKKATAGDFKFTIVSQNRKSVDKKLMEKENTEFMEQYKEIESHYTTVKETKFLKVS
- a CDS encoding magnesium transporter CorA family protein; the protein is MIQVFKTNPMDKLESIYFKDNEEIVKDVSIFREKNTWINLTDPADEDIAAIQEAFDIPVEHLKAALDEEEKSRLEIDGDILLIIIDVPIHSEKDKCSFTTIPLGIIVLKDNIITVTTEKFPLIDEFVKGRIKGFFTYKKTRFILQLLFRNTSYYLYYLRQIGRVSDVVENRLKKYMENEELMLLLELEKSLVYFTTSLKSNEAVLDKIMRMQLVKKYPDDLDLLDDVIIDTKQAIEMASIYSSILSGTRDAFSTVMSNNLNNVMKRLTSITVVLAIPTIISGIWGMNVAVPFAENPFGFAAVILISILLSIIITYLLSKNKML
- a CDS encoding helix-turn-helix domain-containing protein, with the protein product MDKKYIEKEISKKLYAKITKEISKKNLRYREIAEKIGTSNQNFSDQMKNLRNGKYITIRFLIKIQEFLDIDLIFFCV
- a CDS encoding HU family DNA-binding protein yields the protein MTKYEFAELLMKNGNFKNAQEARRQTNVFVETMKEALVQEKTLVFRGLGIFEIKETKRKNYFNPKTGEKIKCAPKKYIKFKTGKELSEKLNKR
- a CDS encoding DUF4250 domain-containing protein — protein: MNFLNMDINIAYSMINMKLRDFYSSLDDLCDDMDISKGELIEHFEENGYIYNESTNQFTQK
- a CDS encoding recombinase RecT yields the protein MSETKTAKNSLSAKVGGQVAEKKRTIFDVIEAGKEQFAAALPKHLSSERFTRIAITCVRQNPKLAECSVPSLLGSLMTVAQLGLEPGVLGQCYLIPFKNTKLGTTECQLQLGYKGMIELLRRTGQLSDIYAYPVYSNDEFTIEYGLERKLTHKPAFNNPQGRGLIVGFYSVAILKDGTRAFEYMTSEEVKAHEEKYRKGKFKNDIWVKNYEEMAMKTVTKKMLKWLPISVEMIENLRKDNGTFEINKETKEVVQAETTEMNVFEDAEVIDESTGEILKEENTAEVNQENTSTVDEIVGLFNDQQ
- a CDS encoding ImmA/IrrE family metallo-endopeptidase, whose amino-acid sequence is MLNIPLRVKNLIRKYGTKNPYKLCKLLNIHVRYMDLGNVKGVYKKIVTNKFIIIDGKLSEIMQLVVLCHELAHAVLHNTKEIQSFKDYDLFPKVSNNIELEANKFAAELLFDENNEIHGYFLDDEDMKILENLRNLKK
- a CDS encoding recombinase family protein — translated: MIKKALIILRVSSEMQEERNSLEAQEDQAKNFAKEKGYVIYKIIKEVESGLYNNRAGYNELLEEIKLKSFDVLIAYELSRISRTQLEIHTTIKKLKENKIEWHFIMQPQLDSSSDLSDFLLGLYGGMAAQESKQLSMRLKARFKYYASQGYCLTSPPFGYDLKDKVLYKNDKSYIVEDIFHSYINGVTKNRLARKYNKTITTISQILENITYAGYIKYGRYTQDKSTMKMYTNEEYEIYKGLHEPIISLEEFNLVQKILRDKKMRHIKGSEDTRFLFSSLLVCAVCNRKLVGVEQEWKSKSGSRKYRAYKCASLKTHFRQCKSEDLDNAILEQIKEYAKNNFEFLNINSQKKKKDYSKEIKRLEEKKKRIAETYTDGFINRDEYRRKIYDIDSELRELYNLNKEEISEATVNLKKKFIEYMENFDEKNRLQQKKILQLIVDKVIYYPDETFEIFLNV
- a CDS encoding KTSC domain-containing protein, yielding MVLRKLNLDSSQLQNIEYDTEKQTMIVKFQDHTLKSGIVRTGKRYIYYHVPEEVYQTIIEAKTNPMFENSHGKCFHRLIKCHEELYPYDCLD
- a CDS encoding helix-turn-helix domain-containing protein; translation: MEKLSIVLKQLRESRNMTLEELAKKSGVGRGTIGDIETGKNKSTVKTLGKLATALKLTNEEKNKLDSAFLGRNITEIDSRILELNKRELSQYEKTMEEASLFFNDETVSEEDKQKMVLAISKLFFESKEMNKDKYRKNKDK
- a CDS encoding DUF3789 domain-containing protein translates to MNLLWFTGGFLAGLGTGVTLICCLVIGKENDKRRNKYVEM